The following are from one region of the Fusarium keratoplasticum isolate Fu6.1 chromosome 4, whole genome shotgun sequence genome:
- a CDS encoding Zn(2)-C6 fungal-type domain-containing protein, translating to MEETPMGESIKISCERCRRRKIKCDRKRPCSRCVKAGTECILSGSGEKQRPISKGYVQALEGQVASLELLIRKLAVADSTERDDILSELALSPPASLDLSNKSPGDHQKSNTDPKVVAAQVRSGQLRRPRSSHATQFFGGTSAFHIHLSQDVSLSSNDGTSHSEAHSAPPMLGSMPNTMTDNSVTSSPRDPSYVYAPHDETSQTCMAAYFKYQYQFHMLVYREYFLRDYDVGSGRYYSDALLFAICSLGAMQLDDFRSVSDIFANQAQQLIYATLDSPELTSLQALALLGYREIGVGHTSKGWLFAGMAFRLAHEMGLHLDPNNWDASIEGPSNRDTEILRRVYWAIFIADKQLSLYFGRPPALHPSESDVRNTIRLQYPPDWEGLLDTYICKGASATEFEDGVALVGSFIYQAELCKIAHVMITDLFENRRGNVDATVAAARSRQIHVSLTKWLSSLPGTLHWNQWTVGVVQPSVLRMHMLFHTIMIILHRPPSHMYEKPGIAESEDVEICYESLQAILRLMRTYSRHYRFRSLPLDFVQTLSTAAGTIMMKRFFQGASWDDSDIARSLSTIIDAMEEVQHTWPCMGEIKDYVVRARNAQVVVPPEDPLNVPDLMNGLELSHNVTAELMAQWGEELGTLVTDEFLSMQLQGSEQGIMAPFDFNQPLGPPQ from the exons ATGGAGGAGACTCCGATGGGTGAGTCCATCAAGATATC CTGCGAacgatgtcgtcgtcgcaaG ATCAAGTGTGACCGCAAGCGTCCATGCTCGCGTTGCGTCAAGGCGGGTACAGAGTGTATCCTCAGCGGAAGTGGAGAGAAGCAACG GCCGATATCCAAGGGTTACGTCCAGGCTCTAGAGGGTCAGGTCGCCTCGCTCGAGCTGCTGATTCGCAAGCTCGCCGTGGCTGACAGCACCGAGAGGGACGACATACTATCAGAACTGGCCCtatctcctccagcttcacTCGATCTCTCGAACAAGTCGCCTGGAGATCACCAAAAGTCAAACACTGACCCCAAGGTGGTTGCCGCTCAGGTGCGCTCCGGCCAGCTCCGGCGCCCGCGGTCGAGCCATGCCACTCAGTTCTTTGGAGGCACCAGCGCCTTTCACATTCACCTCTCGCAGGACGTTTCGCTGTCGTCCAACGATGGCACCTCTCACTCTGAAGCTCACTCGGCGCCTCCCATGCTCGGGTCCATGCCAAACACCATGACGGACAATAGCGTCACCAGCAGCCCTCGTGATCCTAGCTACGTCTATGCGCCTCACGACGAGACATCGCAGACGTGCATGGCCGCCTACTTCAAGTATCAGTATCAGTTTCACATGCTCGTCTACCGCGAGTACTTTTTGCGCGATTACGATGTGGGCTCGGGGAGGTATTACTCGGATGCcctcctcttcgccatctGCTCTCTTGGTGCGATGCAGCTCGACGATTTCCGATCAGTCTCGGACATCTTTGCCAACCAGGCCCAGCAGCTCATCTACGCAACTCTTGACAGTCCAGAACTCACATCCCTGCAGGCCCTGGCCCTATTAGGATATCGCGAGATTGGTGTAGGCCACACGTCAAAGGGCTGGCTCTTTGCCGGCATGGCCTTTCGACTTGCGCATGAGATGGGTCTCCATCTGGACCCGAATAACTGGGATGCCTCGATAGAGGGACCCTCGAACCGCGACACGGAGATTTTGAGACGAGTCTACTgggccatcttcatcgccgaCAAGCAACTGAGCCTCTACTTTGGAAGGCCTCCGGCTCTACATCCGAGCGAATCCGACGTGCGTAACACCATCAGGCTGCAGTATCCTCCAGATTGGGAAGGCCTTCTCGACACGTACATCTGCAAAGGAGCCTCGGCGACAGAGTttgaggatggtgttgctCTCGTGGGATCCTTCATCTACCAGGCCGAACTATGCAAGATTGCCCACGTCATGATCACCGATCTCTTCGAGAACCGTCGGGGCAACGTGGACGCGACGGTGGCAGCAGCCAGGTCAAGGCAAATACACGTGTCGCTGACAAAGTGGTTGTCGAGCCTCCCTGGCACCCTTCACTGGAACCAATGGACAGTGGGTGTGGTGCAACCCTCTGTGCTCCGCATGCA TATGCTCTTCCATACCATCATGATCATCCTTCACCGGCCACCTTCGCATATGTATGAGAAGCCAGGCATCGCCGAGAGTGAGGATGTCGAGATCTGCTACGAGTCGCTTCAGGCTATTCTCCGGCTCATGAGGACGTACTCGAGGCACTACCGTTTCCGCTCATTACCCCTGGACTTTGTACAGACTCTGTCTACGGCGGCGGGCACGATCATGATGAAGCGCTTCTTCCAAGGCGCTTCGTGGGACGATTCAGACATTGCACGTTCACTTTCAACCATCATCGACGCCATGGAGGAGGTCCAACATACGTGGCCGTGCATGGGCGAAATCAAGGACTATGTCGTGCGAGCGCGCAACGCACAGGTGGTGGTACCGCCCGAGGACCCCCTCAACGTGCCGGACCTCATGAACGGCCTGGAGCTCAGCCACAACGTCACGGCCGAGCTCATGGCCCAGTGGGGGGAGGAGCTGGGCACCCTCGTGACCGACGAGTTTCTGAGCATGCAGCTCCAGGGCAGCGAGCAGGGCATCATGGCGCCCTTTGACTTTAACCAGCCTCTGGGGCCACCGCAATGA
- a CDS encoding Carboxylic ester hydrolase, producing MSTTVVTPKVPEVSSEESRRTSDHSAAPPEQPPVNSKPKRKRWILILSIVGAAIVVILALTLGLYFGLKKSSGGGGSNQESQDGTSTDSTKNETNHAIEDNVVDLGYSKYRGRELGNGITVFLGMRFAKAPVDDLRWRAPVAPESTEGIQSAEDYGKVCPGVKQGLGGQYHEDCLFVNVWTPATSNPDKKLPVMVYFQSGGYILDSAPYTNGTQLIETSGNNMIFVTFNYRVGLFGFLAGKDVKEDGDLNVGLLDQRMVLKWIQEHISKFGGDPDHVVIHGQSAGAGSVALHLVAYSGKDESLFAGVISESTFMPGQPKFDDLEYQYEDILTKVDCLDAKDRMACLRGKSSEDLQQFNRQGPFADRTYPATFYWAPCTDGDMFPDYPSKLYERGDFVKVPLLFGACTNEGSNYAVNAGSSAQFIRFMLNEYPYLTDNDTETILDLYPREPSLPKHDIWFPSASRAYGEVTFICPVNNILNAVAENYNSTDIWSYRYNVQIKDFVEEGRGVPHVANAPAVFGPDMLASRSRASYYTYNAPMVPIIMNYWISFVRALDPNKYRYEDTPRWENWGDDQRRLVFELGNLTMESVDRGEIERCEAWWDMGNSTKQ from the exons ATGTCCACCACAGTCGTCACCCCGAAGGTGCCGGAGGTATCCTCCGAAGAGTCCAGGCGCACATCCGATCACTCTGCAGCACCCCCCGAGCAACCACCAGTAAACAGCAAGCCCAAGCGGAAGAGATGGATACTCATTCTTTCCATTGTCGGTGCTGCCATCGTAGTGATATTGGCGCTGACTCTTGGGTTGTACTTTGGCCTGAAAAAGTCGAGTGGTGGGGGTGGAAGCAATCAAGAGAGCCAAGATGGGACTTCAACTGACTCGACCAAGAACGAGACAAATCATGCAATTGAGGACAATGTCGTTGATCTGGGCTACTCAAAGTATCGGGGCAGGGAGCTGGGTAATGGTATCACCGTGTTCCTCGGCATGCGCTTTGCTAAAGCTCCCGTCGACGACCTGCGGTGGCGTGCTCCCGTGGCCCCTGAATCCACCGAGGGCATTCAGAGCGCCGAAGAT TATGGCAAAGTTTGTCCTGGTGTGAAGCAGGGTCTTGGCGGCCAATACCACGAAGACTGTCTCTTTGTCAACGTCTGGACCCCGGCTACTTCTAACCccgacaagaagctccccGTGATGGTATACTTCCAATCCGGTG GCTACATCCTAGACTCGGCCCCTTACACCAACGGCACGCAGCTCATCGAGACTTCGGGCAACAACATGATCTTTGTCACCTTCAACTACCGTGTCGGACTCTTTGGTTTCCTCGCTGGAAAAGATGTcaaggaagatggggatCTTAATGTTGGTTTGCTTGACCAGcgcatggtgttgaagtgGATCCAGGAGCACATCTCCAAG TTTGGAGGTGATCCCGACCACGTTGTGATCCACGGTCAGTCCGCCGGAGCAGGATCCGTCGCTCTCCACCTCGTCGCCTACAGCGGAAAAGACGAAAGCCTCTTCGCCGGCGTCATCTCCGAGTCCACCTTCATGCCTGGCCAGCCTAAATTCGACGACCTGGAGTACCAATACGAGGACATCCTCACCAAAGTTGACTGCCTCGACGCAAAGGACAGGATGGCCTGCCTGCGCGGCAAGAGCTCAGAGGACCTGCAACAGTTCAACAGGCAGGGTCCTTTCGCAGACCGTACTTATCCGGCCACATTCTACTGGGCTCCCTGTACCGACGGCGACATGTTTCCCGACTATCCGTCCAAGCTCTATGAGAGGGgcgactttgtcaaggtgcCGCTTCTGTTCGGTGCCTGTACCAATG AGGGTTCGAATTATGCCGTCAACGCAGGCAGCTCTGCCCAATTCATAAGGTTCATGTTGAATGAATACCCCTATCTCACCGACAACGACACCGAAACCATCCTCGATCTATACCCCCGCGAACCCAGTCTCCCTAAGCACGACATCTGGTTCCCCTCGGCCTCCCGAGCCTACGGCGAAGTCACTTTCATCTGTCCGGTCAACAATATCCTCAATGCTGTAGCCGAAAACTACAACAGCACCGACATCTGGTCGTATCGCTACAACGTCCAGatcaaggactttgtcgaagaaggccgaggtgTCCCCCACGTCGCCAACGCCCCCGCTGTTTTTGGTCCAGATATGCTGGCCTCTCGATCAAGAGCTAGCTACTACACCTACAACGCCCCCATGGTTCCTATAATTATGAACTACTGGATCAGCTTCGTCCGCGCTCTGGACCCCAACAAGTACCGTTACGAGGATACTCCACGCTGGGAGAATTGGGGTGACGATCAGCGTCGTCTAGTGTTCGAGTTGGGCAACCTCACAATGGAAAGCGTCGACAGGGGCGAGATAGAGCGGTGTGAGGCGTGGTGGGACATGGGCAACTCGACCAAGcaatga